DNA sequence from the Pseudomonas fluorescens Q2-87 genome:
AGATGTTCAGTTCGGTTGCGCTGCGGCCGACCACTTCTGCGGCGCTCAGGCCGATCTGCTCTTCGAAAGCCGTATTGACCTCCAGCAGGCAGCCATCCAGCAGGCGCGCAATCACCAGGATGTCTGGGCACTGGCGGAACACCGAAGCAAATTTCTGCTCCGAAAGGCGCAGCGCTTCCTCGGTGCGCTTGGCTTCACTGATATCGATCATCAGCCCGCGCATAACTGGCTCGTGGCCATGTTCGATCAGGCTGACAATGTCGCGTACCCACAGGCAACGGCCATCGGCGGTGATCACGCGGTAATCGATGCAGTGGTCGCGGCCCGCCAGCACCTCATGATCGCAATAAGTCTGGGCGCGGATCAGGTCGGCGGGATGAATGATGTTGCGCCAGAATCCCGGGATCAGCCAATGGGCAAGAGGATAGCCGAGCAATTCTTCGGCATGGGGAGAGACGTAGCTGTAGGTGAAATCGCTGACTCGTGCTTCCCAGGCAATCGCCGAAAGGCTCTCCACCAGCCCACGGTAATGGTATTCACTGCTGCGCAATTCCTGTTCGAGGTCGACACGCCGGGCGATTTCGGAGCTCAAGCGGCGGTTGATGCGAATCACCACCACCAGGATGCCGACCAGCACCAGCAGCGTAGGCAAGCCGTAAACCAGCAGGTCCGACCAGAACTGACGGTAATCATGCACATTGCCGACCCATTTCTGCTGGATCTCGTTGACCTCGGCCGGGCTCATGTCCGCCAAGACCTTGTCCAGGATGCTCACCAAGATCTTGTTGTCTCGGGGGACGCCCATCGCCAGCTGATAGCGATAAGGGGTTTCCCCGCTGACATACAGGCCCTCGAGCTTGAGTTGGCGCAGGCTCCAGACGCTGGAGGCCAAGTCGCCCACCACCGCGTCCACTTCATCGGTCGCCAATGCTTGCAGGGCTGAACTGACGTTGGGCAGCGCTACCAGGTTCAGGTCCGGATGGTGGTTGCGCAGCAGTTCGTGCGGCGCGTAGTTCTCCACCACGGCGATCTTGAGGCCATAGAGCTCCTTGAGACTGTGAGGCTGGGCGCCGCCATGATGGGCGAGGATGACAATGGGAAAGTCGAGATAAGGCCGCGTAAAGGCCAGGTAGTTCTGCCGTTCGGGGGTGGACATGATGCCCGGGAGAAGGTCGATCTTGCCCTGTACGACCTGCTCCAGCACTTCAGTCCAGCTGGCCGGTTCGATGGGGGTCAGCTTGATGGCCAACCGCTCACGGATGATGTCGACGTAATCGGCGGCCAAGCCCTGGTAGCGGCCCTGATCATCACGAAACTCAAACGGCGGCCATGAGGCATCGACACCCAGGCGCAGGTCGGGATGGTCCTTCAGCCAGCGGAGCTCCTCATCGGTGAGCGTCAACGCGCCAGCTGTTGCGGTCCAGGTCATCAATGACAGCAAAAGCGCGGCCGTCAGTCTGGGCATCACTGTCTCGTTATGGCTTGGATAGGATGTTTCGAGTGTAGACGGGCAATAGGGTGGGGAGGGGCGTAACGGAGGGGTTTTTATCGGCAGATAACAAAACCCCCGGCTGGGCCGGGGGTTTTGGGGTCACTCGTCGAGGAAGGAGCGCAAATGCTCGCTTCGCGTCGGGTGGCGCAACTTGCGTAGCGCCTTGGCTTCGATCTGGCGAATCCGCTCGCGGGTCACATCGAACTGCTTACCGACTTCCTCGAGGGTGTGGTCGGTATTCATGTCGATGCCAAAACGCATGCGCAATACCTTGGCTTCACGAGCTGTGAGGCCGGAGAGTACTTCGCGAGTCGCTTCCTTGAGGCTCTCAACGGTGGCGACGTCAATCGGAGACTGCATGGTGGAGTCTTCGATGAAGTCACCCAGATGGGAGTCTTCGTCATCACCGATCGGGGTTTCCATGGAGATCGGCTCTTTAGCGATCTTCAACACCTTGCGGATCTTGTCCTCAGGCATCTCCATGCGTTCGCCCAGCTCTTCCGGCGTCGGTTCGCGACCCATTTCCTGCAACATCTGCCGGGAAATACGGTTGAGCTTGTTGATCGTCTCGATCATGTGCACCGGAATACGGATGGTGCGGGCCTGGTCGGCGATCGAGCGAGTGATCGCCTGACGGATCCACCAAGTGGCATAAGTCGAGAACTTGTAGCCGCGACGGTATTCGAACTTGTCCACTGCCTTCATCAAGCCGATGTTGCCTTCCTGGATCAGGTCGAGGAATTGCAGGCCACGGTTGGTGTACTTCTTGGCGATGGAGATCACCAGACGCAAGTTCGCTTCAACCATCTCTTTCTTCGCGCGACGGGCCTTGGCCTCGCCGATCGACATGCGACGGTTGATGTCCTTGATCTCGGCGATGCTCAGGCCTGTCTCGGCCTCCAGCGCGCTGAGCTTCTGCTGGCAACGAACGATGTCCGGTTGCAGGCGGGCAATGGCTTCGGCGTATTTGCTCTTGCCCTTGGCCAGTGCATCGGTCCAGCTTTCGTCGACTTCGTTGCCGGGGAACTGACGCAGGAAATCGGCACGCGGCATGCGGGCATCACGCACGCAAAGTTGCATGATGGCGCGCTCTTGCTGGCGCAGGCGATCCAGGGCACTGCGTACACGCTCGACCAGGCCTTCGAATTGCTTCGGTACCAGTTTGATCGGCATGAACAGCTCAGCCAGCGCCAACAGCTCGGCAATCGCCTGCTTGTTGTTGCGGCCGTGCTTTTTCAGCGCCTTGCGGGTGATTTCCATCTGGTCGGCCACAGCGCCGAAACGCTGTGCAGCGATGACCGGATCCGGACCGCTTTCGGCTTCTTCTTCGTCGTCGCTGGCTTCGGCGTCGTCGTCATCGGTGTCGTCGTCCGCCTTGGCGGCTTTCGCGTCGATGGGTGGCGGCACTTCGGCGGCAGGCGGCGCAATGCCGTCGTCCGGGTCGATGTAGCCGCTCAGGACGTCCGACAGGCGGCCACCTTCGGTGGTGACGCGGGTGTACTCGGAGAGAATATGGTCAACCGTGCCAGGGAAGTGCGCGATTGCGCCCATCACTTCACGGATGCCTTCTTCAATACGCTTGGCGATTTCGATTTCGCCTTCACGTGTGAGGAGCTCTACCGTACCCATTTCACGCATGTACATGCGCACGGGGTCCGTGGTGCGACCAATGTCGGTCTCGACCGCTGCCAACGCTGCGGCCGCTTCTTCAGCGGCCGCCTCGTCGGTATCGGCGTCGGCCAGCATAAGGGCATCCTTATCTGGAGCAACCTCGAATACGTTGATCCCCATGTCGTTGATCATGCGGATGATGTCTTCCACCTGTTCCGGATCTGAAATATCCTCCGGCAGGTGGTCGTTGACCTCCGCGTAAGTCAGGTAGCCCTGCTCACGACCCAGTAGGATCAACTCTTTGATGCGAGACTGCTGTTGCGCTTTTCCGGACATAACACCCTATCCACTGAAGGTCTTGGCGGGCAAAAAACAAGCCGAGGATTATACCTGAGCTATGACCTCACGCGCCAGTTGAGGTCGGGTTTGATGCGCAAACATTGCGGCTGAGTAAGTCGCGCAATTGGTTTTTCTCTTCGCTGGTCAACTCGCTCTGGCGAGCTTTGCGCAGAAGTTGTTCCAGGTTTCGCTCGCGTTGGCGGGCGGACAAGCTAGTAATGGTGTCGAAAAACTGTTGTTCAAGGTTGTCTCCATCAATCAGCCATTCCTTCTCGGCCAGGGCCTTCAACAAGCGTCCCTGCTCGGTACCGTGCCACCTCGCGATCAACTGGAATGAGTTTAGCTTGGGGTTCTTCTGCACGGCTTCAAGGAGTGCGACCAGCAATTGTGTATTGCTGTGGTCCTCGGCGGCGAAGTGCCCTGCATCCTCAACTTTTCCGGCCAATTGCGGGTGATGCAGCAAAGTGCGCAATGCCGCCAGTGTTGGTGGTTCGACGGCCGCCGGCACGCGCGGGGCACGTGGCTGGTCGCGATCGCCGCGCTTACCGTTCTTGTCCCAGGTTTTCTTGTCCCATTTCTTACCGCCGCTGCCGGGCTTTTTCGGCGTCCATTCTTGCTGGGGCGCGTAATCCTGCTGGGGTTGATGATAGTCGGCGAAGTCCGGCAGCGCGTCGTAGTCGATGCCCGGATCGTAAGCCGGCGGTGCCTCCTGGGGCGCACTGTGGACCAGTTGGTTGACCGCTTCGCTGTTCAGGCCGGTGATCTCGGTCAGGCGCTGGCGCATGAGCGTGCGCAGGTTGGCGCCGGGCACCTTGTCGATCAGCGGCGCTGCCAGGGTGGCCATGTGAGCCTTGCCTTCGAGCGAGCGTGGATCGGCTTCTTCGGTCAGTTGCTGGAAAAAATAATCGGCCAACGGTTGTGCGTGCTGGTTGATCCGCGCACGGAACGCATCGGTACCTTCGGAGCGCACCAGGGTATCCGGGTCTTCGCCTTCAGGCAGGAACAAAAAGCGCGCGCGCCGTCCATCCTGCAGGCAGGGCAGGGTGGCTTCCAGTGCGCGCCAGGCGGCGTTGCGGCCGGCCTGGTCGCCGTCGAAGCAAAACAGCACGTTCGGCACGACGCGAAACAAGCGTTTCATGTGCTCTTCGCTGGTGGCGGTGCCCAGGGTCGCAACGGCGTTGCGCAAACCCTGCTGGGCGAGGGCGATCACGTCCATATAGCCTTCGACAACGATGATTTCGTCGAGGTTTCGGTTGTTCTTGCGCGCCTCATAAAGACCGTAGAGTTCCTGGCCTTTATGGAATACCGGGGTTTCCGGGGAGTTCAGGTACTTGGGCTTGTCATCGCCCAGTACTCGGCCGCCAAAGGCAATGATCCGCCCGCGCGTGTCGCGGATCGGGAACATCACCCGGTCGCGGAAGCGGTCGTAGCGCTTGCCTGTTTCGGCGTTTTCAATCAGCAGGCCTGCGTCGATCATGGCGCGTTGCTGCAGGGTGTCGCTGCTTAGGTGCTTGTACAGGTTGTCCCAGCCGGGCGGGGCGAAGCCGAGGCCGAAGTCTCGGGCGATCTCGCCGGTCAGGCCGCGGCCCTTGAGGTAATCCACCGCGGCCTTGCGCGCCGGGTGGCTCTTGAGGGCCTGGCGATAAAAATCCGCTGCCGCCGTCAGCAGCGGATACAGCGGCGAATCGGTCGGTTGGCGCGGCTTGTGCTGGCGACCGCTTTCCTCCCGGGGGATTTCCATGCCGGCGGCCTTGGCCAGTTCTTCGACAGCCTGGGGGAAGTCCAGGTTGTCGTGGTCCATGATGAAGCCGAGGGCGTTGCCGCCGGCGCCGCAGCCGAAGCAATAGTAGAACTGCTTGTCGGGGCTGACGCTGAAGGACGGGGTTTTTTCTTTGTGGAACGGGCAACAGGCCGTGTAGTTCTTGCCCGCTTTCTTCATTTGCAGGCGAGAGCTGACCACGTCGACGATGTCGGTGCGGTTCAGGAGGTCGTCAATAAAGCTCTGGGGAATAAGCCCGGCCATGGCGTTCTCATCGTCACTGCGCGAAATGGGGACCCGCAAATCAGCAAGCGTAACCGGGGCCTGGTTGGAGGCACGGTCAATCGGTGGCTCGACCGGGTCGTCTGCATCATCGCTGTCGGGAAGTGTATCTGCCGATAATCCACTGACGTTAATAACTATCAGTATTCGACTGTTTGAATATGTTGTGCTGAGTCCGGTAACGGCCGGTCAGGCCTCGGATAGCTCATGAAGCGGGCACGCAGGTAGGTGCCTTGGGCTGATCGTCGTTAGAGGAATCAGGGGTGTGCTCGTCAGTAGCCTTGGAAGGCTCGTCAGAAAAGACGTGCACCGCTGGCAAAAGAGCCAGGTCTGACGCGGTGAAGCAGGTTGTCTCGGTCGCGTCTGCGGCCTTTGACGGTGAAGCATCAAGCGTTATTCCGCAAATGCCATAAGCCCGGCTTGAGGGCCGGGCTTGGCAGAAGCTTGCTACGGACGTCTGTGTATTAGTACAGACGTACGGCGCGGCGCTGTTCGCGCTGAACTTTCTTGGCGTGACGCTTAACAGCGGCTGCTGCCTTGCGCTTACGCTCAGAAGTCGGCTTCTCGTAGAATTCGCGGCTACGAACTTCAGCCAGAACACCGGCTTTTTCGCAGGAGCGCTTGAAACGACGCAGAGCTACGTCGAAGGGTTCGTTCTCTTTTACTTTGACGGCTGGCATCCAGAGCTACCTTCATTCATTACCGGGGTCAACATCCTCGCGGCAAAAGAGCACTTGAAGACGTCGGTTTTTAAGGGTTGCGGATGTTAACCCCTCAACGCTCGGAATGCAAAGCCTCTGATCGAAAACCGCTGGTCGGGGCACAACGCGACGACTATTATGCGCGCCTTCGAATTCAGCCTCTACAAGGCGCAAACCCATGCTAGTACTGGGATTAGAAACCTCCTGCGACGAAACCGGCGTCGCACTTTACGACAGTGAACGCGGCCTGCTGGCCGACGCGCTGTTCAGCCAGATCGACCTGCACCGCGCTTATGGCGGGGTCGTGCCCGAGCTTGCGTCCCGCGATCACGTCAAGCGCATGCTGCCCTTGATCCGCCAGGTGTTGGCCGAGGCCGATTGCGTGCCGACCGAGATCGACGGCATAGCCTATACGGCCGGTCCGGGCCTGGTGGGCGCGCTGCTGGTGGGCGCTTCCTGTGCCCAGGCGCTGGCCTTTGCCTGGGGCATTCCGGCCTTGGGCGTGCATCACATGGAAGGTCACCTGCTGGCACCGATGCTGGAGTCGCAACCGCCGCAATTCCCGTTCGTCGCTTTGTTGGTTTCCGGCGGTCATACGCAGCTTATTCGCGTCGATGGCATCGGCCAATACGAACTGCTCGGCGAGACCCTCGATGACGCTGCCGGTGAAGCATTCGACAAGACGGCGAAAATGATGGGCCTCAATTATCCCGGTGGGCCGGAAATCTCACGGCTCGCTACCCAGGGGGTCGAAGGACGTTTCGTGTTCCCACGCCCGATGTGCGACCGGCCAGGCCTGGATTTCAGTTTCAGCGGCTTGAAGACCTTCGCCCTGAATACCTGGCAGCAGTGCGTCAGCGCCGGGGACGACAGCGAGCAAGCCCGTTGCGACATCTCGCTGGCGTTCCAGCAGGCCGTGGTGGAGACTTTGACCATCAAGTGCAAGCGCGCCTTGAAACAGGCTGGACTCAAGCGCCTGGTGATTGCCGGCGGTGTGAGTGCGAACAAGGCTTTACGGGTCTCGCTGGAAAAAATGCTTGGCGACATGAAGGGCGACGTTTACTACGCTCGCCCGGAGTTCTGCACAGATAACGGCGCGATGATTGCCTTTGCCGGCTGCCAGCGCTTGCAGGCCGGCCAGCACGAAAGCCTGGCGATCAGCGTGCAGGCGCGCTGGCCGATGGAGCAACTGGCGCCGCTGTGACGCATCATTTAGAAATGCCGTTCGCGCCCGGCGAACAGGTCGCGTAGATTGCCCCGGTGGCGCCAGACGATCAATGCCACCAGTGCGGTCATTGGCAGCAACGCCGCCGGTTCCTGCCAGGCCAGTAGCGGCAGGGTCAGCGGCGTGGCGATCAATGCGGCCAGGGAGCTGGTGCGGGTCAGGTAGAACGTCAGCAGCCAGGCGCAG
Encoded proteins:
- the rpoD gene encoding RNA polymerase sigma factor RpoD, whose translation is MSGKAQQQSRIKELILLGREQGYLTYAEVNDHLPEDISDPEQVEDIIRMINDMGINVFEVAPDKDALMLADADTDEAAAEEAAAALAAVETDIGRTTDPVRMYMREMGTVELLTREGEIEIAKRIEEGIREVMGAIAHFPGTVDHILSEYTRVTTEGGRLSDVLSGYIDPDDGIAPPAAEVPPPIDAKAAKADDDTDDDDAEASDDEEEAESGPDPVIAAQRFGAVADQMEITRKALKKHGRNNKQAIAELLALAELFMPIKLVPKQFEGLVERVRSALDRLRQQERAIMQLCVRDARMPRADFLRQFPGNEVDESWTDALAKGKSKYAEAIARLQPDIVRCQQKLSALEAETGLSIAEIKDINRRMSIGEAKARRAKKEMVEANLRLVISIAKKYTNRGLQFLDLIQEGNIGLMKAVDKFEYRRGYKFSTYATWWIRQAITRSIADQARTIRIPVHMIETINKLNRISRQMLQEMGREPTPEELGERMEMPEDKIRKVLKIAKEPISMETPIGDDEDSHLGDFIEDSTMQSPIDVATVESLKEATREVLSGLTAREAKVLRMRFGIDMNTDHTLEEVGKQFDVTRERIRQIEAKALRKLRHPTRSEHLRSFLDE
- the dnaG gene encoding DNA primase yields the protein MAGLIPQSFIDDLLNRTDIVDVVSSRLQMKKAGKNYTACCPFHKEKTPSFSVSPDKQFYYCFGCGAGGNALGFIMDHDNLDFPQAVEELAKAAGMEIPREESGRQHKPRQPTDSPLYPLLTAAADFYRQALKSHPARKAAVDYLKGRGLTGEIARDFGLGFAPPGWDNLYKHLSSDTLQQRAMIDAGLLIENAETGKRYDRFRDRVMFPIRDTRGRIIAFGGRVLGDDKPKYLNSPETPVFHKGQELYGLYEARKNNRNLDEIIVVEGYMDVIALAQQGLRNAVATLGTATSEEHMKRLFRVVPNVLFCFDGDQAGRNAAWRALEATLPCLQDGRRARFLFLPEGEDPDTLVRSEGTDAFRARINQHAQPLADYFFQQLTEEADPRSLEGKAHMATLAAPLIDKVPGANLRTLMRQRLTEITGLNSEAVNQLVHSAPQEAPPAYDPGIDYDALPDFADYHQPQQDYAPQQEWTPKKPGSGGKKWDKKTWDKNGKRGDRDQPRAPRVPAAVEPPTLAALRTLLHHPQLAGKVEDAGHFAAEDHSNTQLLVALLEAVQKNPKLNSFQLIARWHGTEQGRLLKALAEKEWLIDGDNLEQQFFDTITSLSARQRERNLEQLLRKARQSELTSEEKNQLRDLLSRNVCASNPTSTGA
- the rpsU gene encoding 30S ribosomal protein S21 → MPAVKVKENEPFDVALRRFKRSCEKAGVLAEVRSREFYEKPTSERKRKAAAAVKRHAKKVQREQRRAVRLY
- the tsaD gene encoding tRNA (adenosine(37)-N6)-threonylcarbamoyltransferase complex transferase subunit TsaD: MLVLGLETSCDETGVALYDSERGLLADALFSQIDLHRAYGGVVPELASRDHVKRMLPLIRQVLAEADCVPTEIDGIAYTAGPGLVGALLVGASCAQALAFAWGIPALGVHHMEGHLLAPMLESQPPQFPFVALLVSGGHTQLIRVDGIGQYELLGETLDDAAGEAFDKTAKMMGLNYPGGPEISRLATQGVEGRFVFPRPMCDRPGLDFSFSGLKTFALNTWQQCVSAGDDSEQARCDISLAFQQAVVETLTIKCKRALKQAGLKRLVIAGGVSANKALRVSLEKMLGDMKGDVYYARPEFCTDNGAMIAFAGCQRLQAGQHESLAISVQARWPMEQLAPL